From the Bacteroidia bacterium genome, one window contains:
- a CDS encoding glycosyltransferase, translating to MQADGIVCFAGNDWWVHNPMTEKHWMRALARRGWTVLFINSIGVGMPSAESPRVMRRLLRKLRSMLRFLKKDEGVWVLTPVLLPLWSFAPARSFNVFLLTMQVRWAMKRSGMSAALFWAGIPTAALLLRHITHTASVYYVQDNYPAYYDAMHFTRIEEDHDTLLREADAVICASIGLYERIAAERSTVHYIPHGVHPAFLGAPLAPSTEAPALIRDIPHPIIGYWGSLEALQDLDLVYELASAHPEWSFVFIGRVMADVAAVAALPNVHYPGPVPLEEVPCYGVHFDVGFMSFVQTEWIRFSCPIKFREYLAMGLPVVAPPIIEVERAYGGEGRIASTAEAFAEQIRLALQSDTPAERMRRRALVAGETWEASAGRVASILSTMGGRR from the coding sequence ATGCAGGCTGACGGAATCGTCTGTTTTGCCGGCAACGACTGGTGGGTGCACAACCCGATGACGGAAAAACATTGGATGCGCGCGCTCGCCAGGCGTGGATGGACGGTGCTCTTCATCAACAGCATCGGCGTGGGTATGCCCTCGGCAGAATCGCCACGGGTGATGCGGCGCCTGCTGCGGAAGCTGCGGAGCATGCTGCGCTTTTTGAAAAAAGATGAAGGGGTCTGGGTTCTCACTCCCGTGCTGTTGCCGTTGTGGTCCTTCGCACCGGCGCGCTCCTTTAATGTGTTCTTGCTCACCATGCAGGTCCGCTGGGCCATGAAGCGGAGCGGAATGAGCGCGGCATTGTTCTGGGCAGGCATACCCACGGCGGCGTTGTTGCTTCGCCACATCACACACACGGCGTCGGTGTACTATGTGCAGGACAACTATCCCGCGTACTACGACGCGATGCATTTTACCCGCATTGAGGAAGACCACGACACTTTGCTGCGCGAAGCCGACGCGGTGATCTGCGCCTCAATCGGACTCTATGAGCGCATTGCCGCGGAACGAAGCACTGTGCATTACATTCCGCACGGCGTACATCCCGCGTTTCTCGGGGCACCGCTTGCGCCCTCCACCGAAGCTCCGGCGTTGATCAGGGATATACCGCATCCGATCATCGGGTACTGGGGATCGCTCGAGGCGTTGCAGGACCTCGATCTTGTGTACGAGCTTGCGTCCGCGCATCCGGAGTGGTCCTTTGTGTTTATCGGCCGTGTGATGGCCGATGTCGCTGCCGTCGCGGCACTGCCGAATGTCCACTATCCGGGGCCCGTGCCCCTTGAGGAAGTACCATGCTACGGTGTGCATTTCGATGTCGGCTTCATGAGTTTCGTACAGACGGAATGGATCCGTTTTTCCTGTCCCATCAAGTTCCGTGAGTATCTTGCGATGGGCCTCCCGGTGGTCGCGCCGCCTATTATCGAGGTGGAGCGCGCCTATGGAGGAGAAGGGCGCATCGCCTCTACGGCGGAGGCGTTTGCAGAACAGATTCGCCTGGCACTGCAGAGCGACACCCCCGCGGAGCGAATGCGCCGCCGCGCGCTGGTGGCCGGCGAGACCTGGGAAGCTTCGGCCGGGCGTGTCGCGTCGATTCTGAGTACCATGGGAGGGAGGCGCTGA
- the asnB gene encoding asparagine synthase (glutamine-hydrolyzing) gives MCGIAGMFGRSDERQLRVMTQMLRHRGPDGGAVWFGDDVGFGHRRLKIIDLSEAAAQPMLSADGRCALTFNGEIFNYRELRTQLRGLGYAFRTESDSEVLLAACMHWGQRVVEHLVGQFAFAYADAGSGLRMLVRDHLGVKPLYYAENGDTLYFASEAKAILAVLPGTREPDWRHFPKYLTFLWVPGEDTLFRDVRKLSPGSMLIERAGRWTVRSYWNPVETWLGAEQSTATEAERDEQLRVLLGEAVQSQLVSDVPLGLLLSGGLDSTILLSAMAGRGRTPEAITATYSSESRARDVFDDDLPYARSAAGAFGADLREALIDADVVSLLPEVLWQLDEPLADPTVITNFILTRQAKATHTVLLTGMGADEIFAGYPRYAATMLGEMLRTVPPGMTRFAARAVRWLVDKGVVPLEQARRPMQLLDQLDKPFEERYIGYSSYATSDTLRSLLSAQARHPGECGIVFDQHRELLRKSAKLSPLSRMLATDLMTFLPKLNLENMDKTSMAHAVEMRVPFLDHRLVEFAMTLPDSDKLGAKGERKAILRRAFANAIPDAILRRPKTGYSPPVRGWMRDSLREFTEDMLCSEDACSKDLFQPAELRRIMEENRTGKRDHSLQLWAILTFEVWLRSVAQRQDWTPPVDPKLLPVIQQPTRNETHE, from the coding sequence ATGTGCGGCATTGCGGGCATGTTCGGACGTAGCGACGAACGGCAGTTGCGTGTGATGACGCAAATGCTGCGGCATCGCGGACCCGACGGTGGAGCGGTGTGGTTTGGCGACGACGTGGGATTCGGGCACCGGCGTCTGAAAATAATAGACCTCAGCGAAGCGGCGGCACAACCGATGCTGTCGGCGGATGGCCGCTGCGCGCTCACGTTCAATGGCGAGATTTTCAATTACCGGGAACTGCGTACACAGTTGCGTGGGCTCGGGTATGCCTTCCGTACGGAAAGCGACAGCGAGGTACTGCTCGCGGCATGCATGCACTGGGGACAACGCGTCGTGGAACACCTCGTCGGGCAGTTCGCCTTCGCCTATGCGGATGCCGGGTCCGGACTGCGCATGCTGGTGCGCGACCACCTCGGTGTCAAGCCATTGTACTACGCCGAGAACGGTGATACGCTGTATTTTGCTTCCGAGGCGAAGGCGATACTGGCGGTGCTGCCCGGGACGCGCGAACCCGATTGGAGACATTTTCCGAAGTACCTGACTTTTCTCTGGGTACCCGGGGAGGATACGCTGTTCCGCGATGTGCGAAAATTGTCACCCGGCAGCATGCTCATCGAGCGCGCGGGGCGGTGGACCGTCCGTAGTTACTGGAATCCCGTAGAGACGTGGCTGGGTGCGGAGCAGAGCACGGCAACGGAAGCGGAGCGCGACGAACAGCTCCGCGTACTGCTGGGCGAGGCCGTACAGTCGCAGCTCGTCAGCGATGTGCCGCTCGGACTGCTGTTGAGCGGCGGATTGGATTCCACCATACTGCTGTCCGCCATGGCCGGGCGTGGGCGTACTCCCGAGGCGATCACGGCAACGTACTCGTCCGAAAGTCGGGCACGCGACGTGTTCGATGACGATCTGCCGTATGCGCGTTCGGCCGCAGGGGCGTTCGGCGCGGATCTGCGCGAAGCCCTGATTGACGCCGATGTCGTTTCGCTGTTACCGGAGGTGTTGTGGCAGCTCGACGAACCCCTCGCCGATCCGACCGTGATCACGAACTTCATCCTTACCCGGCAGGCGAAAGCCACACATACGGTTCTGCTGACGGGGATGGGCGCGGACGAAATCTTTGCGGGCTATCCCCGTTATGCCGCCACCATGCTCGGCGAGATGCTCCGCACCGTGCCACCGGGAATGACGCGTTTTGCCGCGCGCGCGGTCCGCTGGCTCGTGGACAAAGGTGTCGTGCCTTTGGAACAGGCGCGGCGTCCCATGCAGCTGCTCGATCAGTTGGACAAGCCATTTGAGGAGCGATATATCGGCTATTCGTCCTACGCGACTTCCGACACGTTGCGGTCGCTGCTTTCCGCGCAAGCGCGACATCCGGGAGAATGCGGTATCGTGTTCGATCAGCACAGGGAACTGCTCCGCAAGAGCGCGAAACTCAGTCCGCTCTCCCGTATGCTGGCGACGGATCTGATGACCTTCCTTCCGAAGCTGAATCTCGAGAATATGGATAAAACCAGCATGGCGCATGCTGTGGAAATGCGCGTGCCCTTCCTCGACCACCGCCTGGTGGAATTTGCCATGACGCTGCCGGACAGTGATAAGCTCGGCGCGAAGGGCGAGAGAAAGGCCATTTTACGCCGGGCATTCGCGAATGCGATCCCCGATGCCATTCTGCGTCGTCCTAAAACCGGCTATAGTCCGCCCGTGCGCGGTTGGATGCGCGACAGTCTTCGGGAATTCACCGAAGACATGCTGTGCTCAGAGGATGCGTGCAGCAAGGACCTTTTCCAGCCCGCGGAACTCCGCCGGATAATGGAGGAGAACCGTACCGGCAAACGCGATCATTCCCTGCAACTCTGGGCCATACTCACGTTTGAGGTCTGGCTCCGGTCGGTCGCGCAGCGGCAAGACTGGACGCCGCCCGTAGATCCGAAGCTACTCCCCGTGATACAGCAACCTACGAGGAACGAAACCCATGAATGA
- a CDS encoding glycosyltransferase, with protein MTTRPRIAHVAFNQALKLPVLIAELRSLRNEMDIELVVPSYDQRPAELEALLDGVRVRFVRLLSREWSARQTAPLKLLRFLEFTVKAWWTLVTGRSDLYVGHDMPGMLPLLPYVLFSPRSVVFAAHELWTEAAEDNAPARPLWRMLERWIVRRAGLVIVPEENRARIIFEEYGSKAAPAVVRNIPEEVVDVPRGSLLRDLLGISADAVIVLYQGLVSDTRCLRELAQSLASLPPHVHIVIVGEGDTRLRSDLEDIAADTRGRLRLLPWMPPDELRAFTASADVGVLLYRNNGRNNYFAAPNKLYEYLFAGLPLVSSAFPGLQAIIEGSGFGVCANPDDPGDIARAILEASTIPAGESIASAARQRFRWTDEAAVLRSIYAELLEARHAG; from the coding sequence ATGACCACACGGCCACGCATAGCGCATGTCGCCTTCAATCAGGCGCTCAAGCTCCCGGTGCTGATTGCCGAGCTGCGTTCGTTACGCAACGAGATGGACATCGAACTCGTCGTCCCGTCCTACGATCAACGTCCGGCGGAACTCGAAGCATTGCTTGACGGTGTGCGTGTGCGCTTCGTGCGACTGCTCTCCCGCGAATGGTCCGCGAGGCAAACGGCACCACTCAAACTTCTGCGCTTCCTCGAATTCACCGTGAAGGCATGGTGGACGCTCGTCACCGGACGTAGCGATCTGTACGTCGGGCACGATATGCCGGGCATGCTGCCGCTGCTGCCGTATGTGCTGTTTTCACCACGCAGCGTCGTTTTCGCCGCACATGAACTGTGGACGGAAGCGGCAGAAGACAACGCGCCCGCGCGTCCGTTGTGGCGCATGCTCGAACGCTGGATCGTTCGCCGCGCGGGTCTGGTGATCGTGCCGGAAGAAAACCGCGCGCGTATCATTTTTGAAGAGTACGGATCGAAAGCCGCGCCTGCCGTCGTGCGCAACATCCCCGAGGAGGTCGTTGACGTACCCCGGGGATCCCTGTTGCGCGATCTGCTCGGTATCTCCGCTGACGCCGTCATCGTGCTGTATCAGGGTCTCGTGTCCGACACGCGCTGCCTGCGTGAGCTTGCCCAATCCCTTGCCTCGCTGCCGCCGCACGTTCACATCGTCATCGTCGGCGAAGGCGACACGCGGCTTCGGTCCGACCTCGAAGACATCGCCGCGGACACACGCGGCAGGCTGCGGCTTCTTCCCTGGATGCCGCCGGACGAGCTGCGCGCCTTCACCGCATCGGCGGACGTCGGCGTGCTGCTGTACCGCAACAACGGACGGAACAACTATTTCGCGGCGCCCAACAAACTCTACGAATATCTCTTCGCCGGGCTGCCTCTCGTATCGAGCGCATTTCCCGGGCTGCAGGCCATCATTGAAGGCAGCGGCTTCGGTGTGTGCGCCAATCCGGACGATCCGGGTGACATCGCGCGCGCGATTCTTGAGGCATCCACCATCCCGGCTGGCGAGAGCATCGCTTCGGCGGCGCGCCAGCGCTTTCGCTGGACGGATGAGGCCGCAGTGCTCAGAAGTATCTACGCTGAACTGCTGGAGGCGCGCCATGCAGGCTGA